A part of Capsicum annuum cultivar UCD-10X-F1 chromosome 6, UCD10Xv1.1, whole genome shotgun sequence genomic DNA contains:
- the LOC107873195 gene encoding phosphoenolpyruvate carboxylase kinase 1 has translation MSDSLKRNYCVCEELGRGKFGTVFKCYSLATGEPFAVKSIDKRLIADDDIDRQCLYNEAKIMHLLSPNPNIVRIFDIYEDDVHLDMVLELCNAGDLFQRLSSRSVFSESEAVDVMVPLMKAIAHCHLLGVAHRDIKPDNILFNDSNELKLADFGSAECFREGQLISGVVGTPYYVAPEVLAGRNYSEKVDIWSAGVIMYIMLAGVPPFYGESATEIFEAVLRANLRFPTRIFNSVTPAAKDLLRRMLCKDVSRRFSAEQVLRHPWMTSNGETRTVALL, from the exons ATGAGCGACTCACTAAAGCGAAATTATTGTGTCTGCGAAGAGTTGGGTAGGGGCAAATTCGGTACCGTTTTCAAGTGTTACTCGCTGGCAACCGGTGAGCCATTTGCCGTCAAGTCTATTGATAAACGTCTCATCGCCGATGATGATATAGATCGCCAATGCCTTTACAACGAAGCGAAAATTATGCACTTGCTTTCGCCGAATCCGAACATTGTTCGTATCTTCGATATCTATGAGGATGATGTTCACCTTGATATGGTTTTAGAGCTATGCAACGCCGGCGATTTGTTTCAACGCCTCAGTAGTCGATCAGTGTTCTCCGAGTCCGAAGCTGTCGATGTCATG GTACCACTAATGAAGGCAATAGCGCACTGTCACCTTCTCGGCGTAGCACACAGGGACATCAAGCCGGATAACATTTTATTCAACGACTCAAACGAGCTGAAATTGGCTGATTTTGGGTCGGCTGAGTGTTTCCGTGAGGGACAGCTGATAAGCGGCGTAGTAGGGACGCCGTATTACGTGGCACCGGAGGTGTTAGCTGGGAGAAACTACAGTGAGAAGGTTGATATTTGGAGTGCTGGTGTTATTATGTATATAATGCTTGCCGGAGTGCCGCCGTTTTACGGTGAATCGGCGACGGAGATCTTTGAGGCTGTGCTCAGAGCGAACCTTAGGTTTCCGACTAGGATCTTCAATTCAGTAACGCCGGCGGCGAAGGATTTGCTTCGGAGAATGCTATGTAAAGATGTTTCTAGAAGATTCTCTGCCGAACAAGTTCTTA GGCACCCATGGATGACTAGCAACGGAGAAACTAGAACAGTTGCGCTACTTTGA